In the Pungitius pungitius chromosome 5, fPunPun2.1, whole genome shotgun sequence genome, one interval contains:
- the cep120 gene encoding centrosomal protein of 120 kDa isoform X1 — protein MASKSDQLLVVVSILEGRHFPRSPRLSLVVRASFDGEQLATDPVEHRDQPLFSTELAWELDRRTLHQHRLQRTPIKLQCFAVDSETKRSESVGYVVLDLRSVHEAQQEPRWFPLLSSRYTKLRPALLVGAALESDAKPAEPSPDGFKAKKAPPRRGAPAASELLPARLEARLEATLVPEQGFHQVGPADLCSDMFVLSVTVAFATKLEQLIPSTTRLSAEGSGFFFYYSLLGNDITSEPFGSLLSPDFEPERASVRIRSSKQVLRAFLSQQPALQIHLCCGTRSLGGTDVPLAALSAVCEDLENKAATVEGAFVLQPPERSNRAPSALPADLQPTVGVAVTLRREEVTLKSLGTKEARSDPPAAERPPSSPPTRPPSGPPPLPPPSSHTESEAESLLEELPVQQQQGRTEAAAEGGASSVSVSAPKVSVPSSAHHYCFSLDLRGLRNLSPTHAIAATLRYSYHFFGSAAPIMTRPPLELQRNAEASPPQSYCAFDFAALPQQLQDTFLRVPLVVEVWHRDSTSGDQLIGRASLQLSPLLSCERTRLLSAAGEPSWRQTHQDRVAVVAAQRASEKVAELSYVATLEDFGLVKAREVVVVDSSQSEPAAPAQPAPHPAAPGPSVAPRDTLEYRTALELELWKEEQEDLFDDQLRRKELSHMKALALEWRRRDGEREALVQKKEAEFNALEETLQRTLSDLETREKQLAEAELETRRLQKELQAEHDLAHRELQEAGRRLQQDCDHRVALEKDKVRQVEEERVRLLQQMSDADARYKQLEKEFQMFREQQNVRPEFRLQSEVNLLTLEKVELERKLESTTKSKLHYKQQWGRALKELARFKQREQENAMTRLKKQQAELEAMRLRYLATEQKEAVQLERRELDDIKNQLNRLKQQEDSLGPAPSSAGPAPTRSPNEGAEEHLSRLLEERDTLLRTGVYTHEDRIISELNRQIQGAMREGAGL, from the exons ACTGCAGAGAACTCCCATCAAGCTTCAGTGTTTCGCCGTGGACTCGGAGACCAAGAGGAGCGAGAGCGTGGGCTACGTGGTCCTGGACCTCCGGTCCGTGCACGAGGCCCAACAG gaGCCTCGCTGGTTCCCGCTGCTGAGCAGCCGGTACACCAAACTGAGGCCGGCGCTCCTCGTGGGCGCCGCGCTGGAGAGCGACGCCAAGCCCGCCGAACCCTCGCCCGATGGGTTCAAGGCCAAGAAGGCCCCGCCCAGACGAG GAGCTCCGGCTGCCAGCGAGCTGCTGCCGGCCCGGCTGGAGGCCCGGCTGGAGGCCACGCTGGTCCCAGAGCAGGGCTTCCACCAGGTCGGCCCCGCTGACCTCTGCTCCGACATGTTCGTGCTGTCCGTCACCGTGGCCTTCGCTACCAAACTGGAGCAG TTGATCCCCAGCACCACCAGGCTGTCGGCGGAGGGGTCgggcttcttcttctactactcgCTGCTCGGGAACGACATCACCAGCGAGCCCTTCGGCAGCCTGCTGAGCCCCGACTTCGAGCCGGAGCGCGCCTCTGTGCGCATCCGCAGCAGCAAGCAGGTCCTACGCGCCTTCCTGTCCCAGCAGCCCGCTCTACAG ATCCACCTTTGCTGTGGGACTCGCTCCCTGGGGGGCACGGACGTCCCCCTCGCCGCTCTCTCTGCCGTGTGCGAGGACCTGGAGAACAAGGCGGCCACGGTGGAGGGGGCGTTTGTGCTGCAACCCCCCGAACGCAGCAATCGGGCGCCGTCGGCTCTGCCCGCCGACCTGCAGCCGACTGTGGGGGTGGCGGTCACtttgaggagggaggaggtcacactcaag TCTTTAGGGACTAAAGAAGCTCGCTCCGACCCTCCGGCTGCAGAGAGGCCTCCGAGTTCACCTCCTACTCGACCGCCTtcaggtcctcctcctcttcctcctccttcctctcacacagagagcgaggcggagagcctgctggaggagcttcctgtgcagcagcagcagggtcgGACCGAGGCTGCGGCGGAAGGCGGAGCTTCATCCGTCAGCGTCTCCGCCCCCAAAGTGTCCGTCCCCTCCTCCGCCCACCACTACTGCTTCTCTCTGGACCTCCGCGGCTTGAGAAACCTCAGCCCCACGCACGCCATCGCCGCCACGCTCAG ATATTCGTACCACTTCTTCGGCAGCGCGGCGCCCATCatgacccgcccccccctggagctgcagaggaacGCCGAGGCGTCTCCGCCTCAGTCCTACTGCGCCTTCGACTTCGCCGCTCTgccgcagcagctgcaggacaccttcctcag agTTCCTCTGGTGGTGGAGGTCTGGCACAGAGACTCCACCAGCGGGGACCAGCTGATTGGACGAGCCTCCCTCCAGCTGTCCCCCCTGCTGAGCTGCGAGAGGACCCGACTGCTGTCGGCGGCGGGGGAGCCGAGCTGGAGGCAGACTCACCAGGACCGGGTCGCCGTGGTCGCGGCACAGCG GGCCAGCGAGAAGGTGGCGGAGTTGAGCTACGTGGCGACGCTGGAGGACTTCGGGTTGGTTAAAGCCAGAGAAGTCGTCGTGGTCGACTCCTCACAG AGTGAACCTGCGGCCCCCGCACAGCCGGCCCCCCACCCTGCGGCGCCCGGCCCCAGCGTGGCCCCCAGAGACACGCTGGAGTACCGCACGgcgctggagctggagctgtggaaggaggagcaggaggacctGTTCGACGACCAG TTGAGGAGGAAGGAGCTGAGCCACATGAAGGCTCTGGCCCTGGAGTGGAGGAGGCGGGACGGGGAGAGAGAAGCTCTGGTCCAGAAGAAG GAGGCGGAGTTTAACGCGCTGGAGGAGACGCTGCAGAGGACTCTGTCCGACCTGGAGACCCGAGAGAAGCAGCTGGCTGAAGCCGAGCTGGAG ACCCGGCGGCTGcagaaggagctgcaggccGAACACGACCTCGCCCAcagggagctgcaggaggccggCAGGAGGCTGCAGCAGGACTGTGACCACCGGGTGGCGCTGGAGAAGGACAAAGTGcgacaggtggaggaggagcgagTCCGCCTGCTGCAGCAG ATGTCAGATGCAGATGCTCGCTACAAACAGCTGGAGAAAGAGTTCCAGATGTTCAGAGAGCAGCAGAACGTGAGGCCGGAGTTCAGACTGCAGTCAGAGGTCAACCTGCTCACTCTGGAGAAG gtggagctggagcggAAGCTGGAGTCCACCACCAAGTCCAAGCTGCACTACAAGCAGCAGTGGGGGCGGGCCTTAAAGGAGCTGGCCAGGTTCAAGCAG CGGGAGCAGGAGAACGCCATGACGCGTCTGAAGAAGCAGCAGGCGGAGCTGGAGGCCATGAGGCTGCGTTACCTAGCAACCGAGCAGAAGGAGGCGGTCCAACTGGAGAGGCGGGAGCTGGACGACATCAAGAACCAACTCAACAG attgaagcagcaggaggacagcttaggccccgccccctcttcggcaggccccgcccccacacGTAGCCCAAACGAGGGCGCCGAGGAGCACCTGAGCCgcctgctggaggagagagacactCTGCTGAGGACCGGCGTCTACACCCACGAGGACCGGATCATCTCCGAGCTCAACAGGCAGATCCAGGGGGCcatgagggagggggcggggctctgA
- the cep120 gene encoding centrosomal protein of 120 kDa isoform X2 → MASKSDQLLVVVSILEGRHFPRSPRLSLVVRASFDGEQLATDPVEHRDQPLFSTELAWELDRRTLHQHRLQRTPIKLQCFAVDSETKRSESVGYVVLDLRSVHEAQQEPRWFPLLSSRYTKLRPALLVGAALESDAKPAEPSPDGFKAKKAPPRRGAPAASELLPARLEARLEATLVPEQGFHQVGPADLCSDMFVLSVTVAFATKLEQLIPSTTRLSAEGSGFFFYYSLLGNDITSEPFGSLLSPDFEPERASVRIRSSKQVLRAFLSQQPALQIHLCCGTRSLGGTDVPLAALSAVCEDLENKAATVEGAFVLQPPERSNRAPSALPADLQPTVGVAVTLRREEVTLKSLGTKEARSDPPAAERPPSSPPTRPPSGPPPLPPPSSHTESEAESLLEELPVQQQQGRTEAAAEGGASSVSVSAPKVSVPSSAHHYCFSLDLRGLRNLSPTHAIAATLRYSYHFFGSAAPIMTRPPLELQRNAEASPPQSYCAFDFAALPQQLQDTFLRVPLVVEVWHRDSTSGDQLIGRASLQLSPLLSCERTRLLSAAGEPSWRQTHQDRVAVVAAQRASEKVAELSYVATLEDFGLVKAREVVVVDSSQSEPAAPAQPAPHPAAPGPSVAPRDTLEYRTALELELWKEEQEDLFDDQLRRKELSHMKALALEWRRRDGEREALVQKKEAEFNALEETLQRTLSDLETREKQLAEAELEMSDADARYKQLEKEFQMFREQQNVRPEFRLQSEVNLLTLEKVELERKLESTTKSKLHYKQQWGRALKELARFKQREQENAMTRLKKQQAELEAMRLRYLATEQKEAVQLERRELDDIKNQLNRLKQQEDSLGPAPSSAGPAPTRSPNEGAEEHLSRLLEERDTLLRTGVYTHEDRIISELNRQIQGAMREGAGL, encoded by the exons ACTGCAGAGAACTCCCATCAAGCTTCAGTGTTTCGCCGTGGACTCGGAGACCAAGAGGAGCGAGAGCGTGGGCTACGTGGTCCTGGACCTCCGGTCCGTGCACGAGGCCCAACAG gaGCCTCGCTGGTTCCCGCTGCTGAGCAGCCGGTACACCAAACTGAGGCCGGCGCTCCTCGTGGGCGCCGCGCTGGAGAGCGACGCCAAGCCCGCCGAACCCTCGCCCGATGGGTTCAAGGCCAAGAAGGCCCCGCCCAGACGAG GAGCTCCGGCTGCCAGCGAGCTGCTGCCGGCCCGGCTGGAGGCCCGGCTGGAGGCCACGCTGGTCCCAGAGCAGGGCTTCCACCAGGTCGGCCCCGCTGACCTCTGCTCCGACATGTTCGTGCTGTCCGTCACCGTGGCCTTCGCTACCAAACTGGAGCAG TTGATCCCCAGCACCACCAGGCTGTCGGCGGAGGGGTCgggcttcttcttctactactcgCTGCTCGGGAACGACATCACCAGCGAGCCCTTCGGCAGCCTGCTGAGCCCCGACTTCGAGCCGGAGCGCGCCTCTGTGCGCATCCGCAGCAGCAAGCAGGTCCTACGCGCCTTCCTGTCCCAGCAGCCCGCTCTACAG ATCCACCTTTGCTGTGGGACTCGCTCCCTGGGGGGCACGGACGTCCCCCTCGCCGCTCTCTCTGCCGTGTGCGAGGACCTGGAGAACAAGGCGGCCACGGTGGAGGGGGCGTTTGTGCTGCAACCCCCCGAACGCAGCAATCGGGCGCCGTCGGCTCTGCCCGCCGACCTGCAGCCGACTGTGGGGGTGGCGGTCACtttgaggagggaggaggtcacactcaag TCTTTAGGGACTAAAGAAGCTCGCTCCGACCCTCCGGCTGCAGAGAGGCCTCCGAGTTCACCTCCTACTCGACCGCCTtcaggtcctcctcctcttcctcctccttcctctcacacagagagcgaggcggagagcctgctggaggagcttcctgtgcagcagcagcagggtcgGACCGAGGCTGCGGCGGAAGGCGGAGCTTCATCCGTCAGCGTCTCCGCCCCCAAAGTGTCCGTCCCCTCCTCCGCCCACCACTACTGCTTCTCTCTGGACCTCCGCGGCTTGAGAAACCTCAGCCCCACGCACGCCATCGCCGCCACGCTCAG ATATTCGTACCACTTCTTCGGCAGCGCGGCGCCCATCatgacccgcccccccctggagctgcagaggaacGCCGAGGCGTCTCCGCCTCAGTCCTACTGCGCCTTCGACTTCGCCGCTCTgccgcagcagctgcaggacaccttcctcag agTTCCTCTGGTGGTGGAGGTCTGGCACAGAGACTCCACCAGCGGGGACCAGCTGATTGGACGAGCCTCCCTCCAGCTGTCCCCCCTGCTGAGCTGCGAGAGGACCCGACTGCTGTCGGCGGCGGGGGAGCCGAGCTGGAGGCAGACTCACCAGGACCGGGTCGCCGTGGTCGCGGCACAGCG GGCCAGCGAGAAGGTGGCGGAGTTGAGCTACGTGGCGACGCTGGAGGACTTCGGGTTGGTTAAAGCCAGAGAAGTCGTCGTGGTCGACTCCTCACAG AGTGAACCTGCGGCCCCCGCACAGCCGGCCCCCCACCCTGCGGCGCCCGGCCCCAGCGTGGCCCCCAGAGACACGCTGGAGTACCGCACGgcgctggagctggagctgtggaaggaggagcaggaggacctGTTCGACGACCAG TTGAGGAGGAAGGAGCTGAGCCACATGAAGGCTCTGGCCCTGGAGTGGAGGAGGCGGGACGGGGAGAGAGAAGCTCTGGTCCAGAAGAAG GAGGCGGAGTTTAACGCGCTGGAGGAGACGCTGCAGAGGACTCTGTCCGACCTGGAGACCCGAGAGAAGCAGCTGGCTGAAGCCGAGCTGGAG ATGTCAGATGCAGATGCTCGCTACAAACAGCTGGAGAAAGAGTTCCAGATGTTCAGAGAGCAGCAGAACGTGAGGCCGGAGTTCAGACTGCAGTCAGAGGTCAACCTGCTCACTCTGGAGAAG gtggagctggagcggAAGCTGGAGTCCACCACCAAGTCCAAGCTGCACTACAAGCAGCAGTGGGGGCGGGCCTTAAAGGAGCTGGCCAGGTTCAAGCAG CGGGAGCAGGAGAACGCCATGACGCGTCTGAAGAAGCAGCAGGCGGAGCTGGAGGCCATGAGGCTGCGTTACCTAGCAACCGAGCAGAAGGAGGCGGTCCAACTGGAGAGGCGGGAGCTGGACGACATCAAGAACCAACTCAACAG attgaagcagcaggaggacagcttaggccccgccccctcttcggcaggccccgcccccacacGTAGCCCAAACGAGGGCGCCGAGGAGCACCTGAGCCgcctgctggaggagagagacactCTGCTGAGGACCGGCGTCTACACCCACGAGGACCGGATCATCTCCGAGCTCAACAGGCAGATCCAGGGGGCcatgagggagggggcggggctctgA